A part of Botrytis cinerea B05.10 chromosome 2, complete sequence genomic DNA contains:
- the Bcyhm2 gene encoding Bcyhm2, with protein MSAVAANMPIVGKPAVPEKKPVKFSNLLLGASLNLFEVTTLGQPLEVTKTTMAANRGDTFAGALGRIWGRGGVLGFYQGLIPWAWIEASTKGAVLLFVASEAEWYARSFGAGDFTAGISGGVIGGVAQAYATMGFCTCMKTVEITKTNMAKAGVKPDGTMTTFMNIYRKEGIKGINKGVNAVAIRQMTNWGSRFGLSRLAESGIRKVTGKGENGKLNAWEKILASGLGGGLSAWNQPIEVIRVEMQSKTVDPNRPAKMTVGNTLKYIYSQNGISGLYRGVVPRIGLGVWQTICMVAMGDMAKAYVEKLTGEKVTAKH; from the exons ATGTCCGCTGTCGCCGCCAATATGCCCATCGTCGGCAAACCCGCCGTCCCAGAGAAGAAGCCCGTCAAGTTCTCAAACTTACTTTTGGGTGCTAGTTTGAACTTGTTCGAGGTAACCACTTTGGGCCAACCGTTGGAGGTTACAAAGACTACTATGGCTGCTAATAGAGGGGATACTTTTGCGGGTGCTCTGGGTAGAATTTGGGGGAGAGGTGGTGTTCTTGGAT TCTACCAAGGACTCATTCCATGGGCCTGGATCGAAGCCTCCACCAAAGGTGCCGTGCTCCTCTTCGTCGCTTCCGAAGCCGAATGGTACGCTCGTTCCTTCGGCGCTGGTGATTTCACCGCTGGTATCAGTGGAGGTGTTATTGGAGGTGTTGCTCAAGCATATGCTACCATGGGATTCTGCACCTGCATGAAGACTGTCGAAATTACCAAGACCAACATGGCAAAGGCTGGTGTCAAACCTGACGGTACCATGACCACTTTCATGAACATCTACCGCAAGGAAGGTATCAAGGGAATCAACAAAGGAGTCAACGCCGTCGCCATTCGTCAAATGACCAACTGGGGAAGTAGATTCGGATTGAGTCGATTGGCAGAAAGCGGTATCCGAAAAGTGACTGGCAAGGgtgagaatggaaagttgAATGCTTGGGAGAAGATTTTGGCAAGTGGATTGGGTGGTGGATTGAGTGCTTGGAATCAACCTATCGAAGTTATTCGTGTCGAGATGCAGAGTAAGACGGTTGATCCTAACCGCCCTGCTAAGATGACGGTTGGCAATACTCTCAAGTATATTTATAGTCAGAACGGAATTTCGGGCTTGTATCGTGGCGTTGTTCCTAGAATTGGGTTGGGCGTTTGGCAAACTATTTGTATGGTTGCTATGGGTGATAT GGCAAAAGCTTACGTCGAGAAATTGACGGGTGAAAAGGTCACCGCTAAGCATTAA